CTGTCTCGCCCCTGGCCTGTGCAAACGATTGGGATGTCATCATTAACACAGCGACCAAGGTGACTAAGAGAACAACACGCTTTTCCATTTTCTCCCTCCCTCGGCTACTGCAGCCGACCTTTGCATGCTCGCGCACGCCTGCCCTGCTCATTTGCCGTTCGCCTTGTTGTTGCTCGCCGTTGTTACAGACCTTACTCCCGCTCTCACACGCACCCTTTGCGCATCACCTCCTTTGCCGATTTTGGTCATACGCCGACAATCTCAGCGGTTTCACCCACGTGCCCGCTCAGCCGCATGCACTTTCTCAAAACTCTATCCCCAGGGAAAACCTCTGCACGTCATCGAGAAGGTTGAAAAACGAATAGGCATAGTCCACGCGCACCCGCGAGCGCGCCAAGGGCAGTCGCACCCCCGCCCCCAGCGTCCAGTCCTCCTCATCGTAGTTGTAGCGATACCCCGCCCGCAGGAAGGCGACCTGCCGCAGTGCCAACTCCATGCCAATATTGATGCGCTCGCTGTTGTCGTTCGGGTGTGCCGCATCCATAGCTGCCCGCAAGGCAAGGAAAGGCGACCGGTATACATCGAAGGCAATGCCCACCTGAAAGTGCAACGGCAACGGATAGGTCTCGGTCTGGAGCCGCGCCGGCGTAAGACGGTTGCGCGGGACCGAAACATTGCGGTCGTGGACGACGTCGAGGTCGCGACCATCCAGCCTCAAATCGGCGCCAAAGTTCGTCATGGCCATGGCGATAACCAGTTGCCGAAAGTCCAGCCGGTACTGGGTACCCACATCGAAAGCCAGGCCGCTGGCGCTCTCGTGCCAGATCCTCTGCCGCACGTACTTGGCCGTCACGCCCACCGACATGCGGTCGGTCAACCCGCGCGCGTACGTCATGCCCAAGGCGACGTCCTGCGCATCCCAGAACTCGCCGCTCCCTTCCGGCTGCAGCTCGGTGGTGACCTCCATCTTATCCATACCCAAGGAGGTCACGGACACGCCAAGCACTCCCCACCGCTGAAGGTTGAGCACATAGCCCACAGACGTCATGTGGACGGTTGCGAACCACTGCAGGTGGGAGAAGTGGACAGCCTGCCGCTGCACGTGGGTAATGCCGGCCGGATTCCAGAAAAGAGCCACTGCGTCCTCGGCCATCCCCACGTAAGCTCCTGCCATGCCCACCGCCTGAGCCCCGACCGGAATCTGCAGAAACTGCGCCCCCGCGGTTCCGAGATTGGGATTCTGGGCCTGTGCCAAGCCCGTCAGGCCGAACGCGAGCATTGCCGCAACGCTCGCCGCAAATAGGGCAAGAGTTCTCTGCATACGCATGAACTCCTCTGTTGTCTACTTTATCACCGCGAAACGGCTAACATGCCGTGCTGTCTTGGTGCTCACCATGTACAGGTACACACCAGAACTCAGTTCTCGTCCTCCCTCTGCCCGCAGGTCCCAGGTCTCCGTGCCGGTGCCATTGGTGTGGTGGATCGTCTTGATCAAATCGCCGTCCAGGGTAAAGACATGGATGGTGCACTCTGCAGGCAGGTGAATAAACTGGATCTGGCGAAGGGGCTCGCGCCGCAGCTCGCCAAACTCTGGTTCAAATAGCGACGAGACCACGTAGGGATTGGGCACCACTTTGACCCGCGCCAGTTCGTTGTCCTGCAGCGCCCGTCCGGTCGAAGGGGCCTGCACCGCAAAAGTGTAGCGGTCGCTGGCGCGTGGGGGATCGGGAATGTTTGTGCGAATGCGGAAGACGTTCCCTGCCCCCGGTGCGCTCTTCTCGTCAAAGACAATGCGCACCGCGATTCCGCCGAAAGATAGGCTTCCTCCGCTTGGCAAAGAATCGCTCCGCGCCACAACCTGGCCACCCCAAGTGGTCACCTGAAGCACCGCGCGCTGCTTGCCACTCCCGCTCGTCACTGGATCGGCAAAGCTCAGGGTATAAGTCATTTCGATGATCTGTGACTTGTCCACCACCGTCGGCGTGATCTCCACCATCGCCGCCCCACTCACGCGGGTCACCGGGTCGATGTACCCCGAAGGGAGGACTTGCAGCAGCAGGCCATCCGTAGTGGCCAGCCAGCGCTTCCAGTCCACGATGCGCGGCGAGAGCACCACTGTCCCATCCGAGCGTTGCGCGCGGATGCCGGTCTGAATGACCAAGGAGTCTCCCGGCTCCGGCAACAGCGTGGGCGGTGCGTCCGGATCCGGGTCAACAAGGGTCAAGGCAAGGCCTTCGAATTGGAGGGTCTGCCCGGAGACGTAGGGATGTCCCACCACGATGTCGCGTCCCCTCGTCTGGTTGCGCACACAAAGCCGCCCTGCATTGTCAAAGGCAACGCCGTAAAGGTCGCCGGAGGCAAGAGCGGGATCCACCACCGTCACCGAGGCCTGCGTATTGAGATTGCCCCTGACAATTCTCGCAACCGGCGGGAAGCTGACCTCATATTGAAATCCGCCGCATTGCTGCGCATCTGCCACGCTCACCGCCAGGGAAAAATCGGAAGGCCCAGAGTGTTCTACCGAGCCCACAGCGCCTGGCACCAGGTCCAATGCCTCGCTGCGTGGTGTGGCCGCCACCGTGTTGATAGCCGCCAAGGTGTTCCCCCGCGGCGATTCCAAGCTCTCCACCGTGGAGTCCCCCTGGTCATAGCTGGTGATCGTGTACCAGTACTCGAAACCATTGACGACATTGGTGTCCACGTAGCTGTACTCGAGGCCCGTGTCGCGCCCAATGCCATTTACCACATCGAACTCGGCGAGCGGTACGGGGTCCGGCCCCACACTGGGGTTCTCGTTGCGGTCGATCTGGTCCCAGTGCACCCCGCCGTCGATAGACTTGTACAGGCGATAGCCCTCAAAATCGAGCCGGTTCGAAAACGGGTCCCGTTCACTTTCCGGTCGATTGTCCCAGTAGAGTGTCACCCGACCGTCGCCGGCTACTGCCGTGAGGGCAGGAGCGGAAGGAGGCTTCGCCATCTCGAAATTGAGCTCCGCCGCTTTCAGCGCCATGAGCGTGTTCGACAGCAGCTGCCCCAGATCATTCCCGGCGACGATGGCCGTCATAAAGGTGAGCGTATCTCCCACCGGGAGCGTGTACGGCCCAGAACTCATGATGGCAACGACGTCCAGGCCAGTGGCGGGAATGGTGTTTGGATCGTCATAGTGCAGTGTGGGCAGGGTGCCCACATGGAAATAGCGCTTGCCCAATGACGAATTGAACAGCCGGGGATCGGAGCTCATGATGCGGTACTGGACCGTGTCCAAATCCATGTCATCATCATAGAGGTTGTAGTGCCAGTCGGTCACTCCCAGCTGCTTCCCATCCACCTCGGGCGTCTTCAAAAACGCGCAGCCGAAGTAGCCGGTAGTATTGCCCACCCATTCTGACGTGTAGCCGTCGTCGTAGAAATAGAGGAGATTCAGCGACTCCTCAAACGCCACGCGATCGTCCGCATACTCCGGGTCGCCGCCGGAGACGTTCCCGACGTCGATATCGACGTAGAGAGCGAAATAGAGCGAATCCAAGTCAGATTCGCCCTTGTTGATCACATCGAAAGTGAAGAAGATCATGTCCTCTAAGGACTTTAGCCCGAAGGCATAGCTGGTCTGGGCGATGTGCACCCCAAGCCGCTTCACCGTGTTGTTGCTGTCACTGTAAACGCAGAAAGCGTCCTGGTCAGACTTGATGATGGGGTTGCCGGCGGCGTCCCGTACTGGCCAACCCGTCGCCGGCCACGAAGATGGGTCGTCGCTCATCGCCACCTTTGCTCCCGCCGGGTTGTGGTAACCCCCTACGGCCTCCCATTCCTCGTTGGTGGTGAAGCGTCCCTGAATCACATTTCCCGGAATACCGACGAACGGGTTGATGCGGTAGATGTAGTGCCGGCCGCTGCCGTAGGGGTACTCCCCGCTGGGGCCCTGGCTCAAGCGCCGCGGATAGAGCTTGCCCCGGTTCTCAAAGAACAGACCGATATTGCTGGCGTTGTGAATGCCGGCAGCCCGATCCTTGATACCCAAAGGCTTGGCCAAGTCGCTCTCAGCTTCCCTGTCTTTGTCCTTCCCTCCGGAAAACACTTGCGCCCCAGCAA
This Calditrichota bacterium DNA region includes the following protein-coding sequences:
- a CDS encoding PorV/PorQ family protein, whose protein sequence is MQRTLALFAASVAAMLAFGLTGLAQAQNPNLGTAGAQFLQIPVGAQAVGMAGAYVGMAEDAVALFWNPAGITHVQRQAVHFSHLQWFATVHMTSVGYVLNLQRWGVLGVSVTSLGMDKMEVTTELQPEGSGEFWDAQDVALGMTYARGLTDRMSVGVTAKYVRQRIWHESASGLAFDVGTQYRLDFRQLVIAMAMTNFGADLRLDGRDLDVVHDRNVSVPRNRLTPARLQTETYPLPLHFQVGIAFDVYRSPFLALRAAMDAAHPNDNSERINIGMELALRQVAFLRAGYRYNYDEEDWTLGAGVRLPLARSRVRVDYAYSFFNLLDDVQRFSLGIEF